The following are from one region of the Leptospira neocaledonica genome:
- a CDS encoding SMP-30/gluconolactonase/LRE family protein, protein MFRRSLSNPAIRILIPSVFLFLIFGIFILFGWTKTDPIDYQPDDIIRQEERDILFISNVVNEKSPIEKPFGLAVDSKGAIYTGSSDGNIYKIKTDGQTELFAKTSGRALGIVFDGKENLVACVSGLGLAFYDSKGNENVLLREDSEGNPLTNLYGLDIGSDGTVYFTEVSRKFSYDDSYLEEFESKPNGRILAYNPRNQEVETILEDLYHPTGVSLSSSEDFLVFGEKYRHRVSRFWLKGKKAGKDQFFITHLPGSPALISSDSQKNFWIALSSPRHIAIDKIQNFPIVKKMIAALPFFFKPIEGELAYILSMNEEGDVSLSLMDNTSDKLGSITSALQYGSGVLLAGFSSQKIWKWKFETLEMFF, encoded by the coding sequence TTCTAATCCAGCTATCAGGATTCTGATTCCTTCCGTTTTCCTATTTCTAATTTTTGGGATCTTTATTTTATTCGGCTGGACCAAAACCGATCCTATCGACTACCAACCGGACGACATTATTCGCCAAGAAGAAAGAGATATATTATTTATTTCTAATGTAGTAAACGAAAAATCCCCTATAGAAAAACCTTTCGGTCTTGCAGTCGATTCTAAAGGAGCGATATATACCGGTTCTTCCGATGGAAATATCTACAAAATCAAAACTGATGGGCAAACGGAATTATTCGCAAAAACTTCCGGACGAGCATTAGGAATTGTATTCGACGGTAAGGAAAATTTAGTCGCTTGCGTTTCAGGATTAGGACTTGCATTTTATGATTCCAAAGGAAATGAGAATGTACTCCTCCGAGAAGATTCGGAAGGAAATCCATTAACCAATTTATACGGTTTGGACATTGGCTCCGATGGAACTGTTTATTTTACTGAAGTGAGCAGAAAGTTTTCTTACGATGATTCCTATTTAGAAGAATTTGAATCCAAACCAAATGGAAGAATTCTTGCTTATAATCCCAGAAACCAAGAAGTAGAAACGATTTTAGAAGACCTATACCACCCTACCGGAGTCAGCCTATCTTCGTCAGAAGATTTTTTGGTCTTTGGAGAAAAGTATAGACATCGTGTTTCTCGCTTTTGGTTAAAAGGGAAGAAGGCAGGCAAGGATCAGTTCTTTATCACACATCTTCCGGGAAGTCCTGCCCTGATCAGCTCTGACTCTCAGAAAAATTTTTGGATCGCCTTATCTTCTCCAAGACATATCGCAATCGATAAAATACAAAATTTTCCTATTGTTAAGAAGATGATCGCTGCTCTTCCTTTCTTTTTCAAACCTATAGAAGGCGAATTGGCTTATATTCTTTCTATGAATGAAGAAGGAGACGTTAGTCTTTCTTTAATGGACAATACTTCGGATAAATTGGGGTCGATCACTTCCGCATTACAGTACGGATCCGGAGTTTTACTTGCGGGATTTTCTTCCCAAAAAATTTGGAAGTGGAAGTTCGAAACTCTAGAGATGTTTTTTTAA
- a CDS encoding NADPH-dependent assimilatory sulfite reductase hemoprotein subunit: MSEQKELSEVEHIKTASRGLRGKIGTAIETGADGFEDDDKQLIKFHGMYQQKDRDRRKDDAGEFIENPTSFMIRGRIPGGRLTSDQYMVWDDLADKFGGGALRLTTRQSIQMHTILLKDLKPIMQAVHKVNLSTMGACGDVVRNVTQALNPWGNKELSQLDPIAQLLSDHFKYKSNAYAELWLGESQINKEDEPDPIYGTTYLPRKFKIAVTLAGNNSVDLYTNDMGFAATLDANGKIDGYFAFAGGGLGMTHNKPETYPRAADLLGWIPEQDLISVAEGIVTSHRDFGDRTNRKHARLKYVLADKGVEWFRSEVERRSGVKFDIDRKLPKWETPNYLGWTERADGTLALGFHTLSGRIKDFPEKPLKTALKDIISTFKLNVQVTADQDLVLMGIKKEDKEKLESKLKEYNINPASPKPLYDRALACPALPTCGLALTESERTFPQLLESIQKVIDKLDLNDRAPIVRMTGCPNGCARPYSAEIGIVGQQAGGKYSLFFGGNPEGTKVGDYVAKKVPFADIPVQLEKAFEVWKKEGNPNERFGDFAARYSLDKFRELLGAM, encoded by the coding sequence ATGTCAGAACAAAAAGAACTTAGCGAAGTCGAGCATATTAAAACCGCCTCTAGGGGACTAAGAGGAAAGATCGGTACTGCTATCGAAACAGGTGCAGATGGTTTCGAGGATGACGATAAACAATTGATCAAATTTCACGGAATGTACCAACAAAAGGACAGGGACCGTAGAAAGGATGATGCCGGAGAATTTATAGAGAACCCAACCTCTTTTATGATCCGAGGAAGGATTCCAGGTGGAAGACTTACTTCTGACCAATACATGGTTTGGGACGATCTGGCTGATAAATTCGGTGGCGGTGCATTACGTTTAACTACTAGGCAGTCCATCCAAATGCACACAATCCTTCTTAAAGATCTGAAGCCGATCATGCAAGCAGTTCATAAGGTAAATCTTTCTACTATGGGAGCTTGCGGTGACGTTGTGCGTAACGTAACTCAAGCTTTAAATCCTTGGGGAAACAAAGAGCTCAGCCAATTAGATCCGATTGCTCAATTATTATCAGATCATTTTAAATATAAGAGTAACGCGTACGCGGAACTATGGTTAGGTGAGAGCCAAATCAATAAAGAGGATGAACCGGATCCGATTTATGGAACCACTTATCTTCCTAGAAAGTTTAAGATAGCAGTTACTCTCGCGGGGAATAATTCAGTCGATCTTTATACGAACGATATGGGTTTCGCAGCTACATTAGATGCGAATGGCAAAATAGACGGTTATTTCGCTTTCGCGGGTGGGGGATTAGGAATGACTCACAATAAGCCTGAGACTTATCCTAGGGCCGCTGACTTGCTCGGATGGATTCCGGAACAAGATCTGATCTCCGTAGCGGAAGGTATCGTAACTTCTCATAGGGATTTCGGTGATCGTACAAATCGTAAACATGCCCGTCTGAAATATGTTTTAGCAGATAAGGGTGTAGAATGGTTCCGTTCCGAAGTGGAACGTAGGTCCGGTGTAAAATTCGATATCGATCGTAAACTTCCTAAATGGGAAACTCCAAACTATCTTGGTTGGACAGAAAGAGCGGACGGAACTCTTGCATTAGGATTCCATACTCTTTCCGGAAGGATTAAAGACTTCCCTGAGAAACCTCTAAAGACAGCTTTGAAAGATATCATCTCTACTTTCAAATTGAACGTGCAGGTAACAGCGGATCAGGATTTGGTTCTAATGGGGATCAAAAAAGAGGATAAAGAGAAGTTAGAATCTAAATTAAAAGAATATAATATTAATCCTGCTTCTCCTAAACCTTTGTATGATCGTGCGCTTGCATGTCCTGCGCTTCCTACTTGCGGTTTGGCATTGACCGAATCGGAAAGGACTTTTCCTCAATTATTGGAATCTATCCAAAAAGTGATCGATAAATTGGATCTGAACGATAGAGCTCCGATCGTGAGAATGACCGGATGTCCGAATGGATGTGCAAGACCTTATTCTGCGGAAATAGGAATAGTAGGCCAGCAAGCCGGAGGAAAATATTCATTATTCTTCGGAGGAAATCCAGAAGGAACCAAAGTAGGCGACTATGTTGCTAAGAAGGTTCCATTCGCAGACATTCCTGTCCAATTAGAGAAAGCATTCGAAGTTTGGAAGAAAGAAGGAAATCCGAATGAAAGATTCGGAGATTTTGCTGCTCGATATTCCTTGGATAAGTTCAGGGAACTGCTAGGAGCAATGTAA